One part of the Rutidosis leptorrhynchoides isolate AG116_Rl617_1_P2 chromosome 1, CSIRO_AGI_Rlap_v1, whole genome shotgun sequence genome encodes these proteins:
- the LOC139851713 gene encoding uncharacterized mitochondrial protein AtMg00810-like, with protein MKSEFEMSDLGLIHYFLGMKINQQTSGVYISQKKYASDMLKRFNMFSCKPVTSPFVLNFKLSKEDGDKLADPTLYRSIIGSLLYLAISRPDLAYAASFLSRFMTSPTSSHLGAARRVLRYLKGSLDLGIMFERNKDVKLEGYSDSDWA; from the coding sequence ATGAAATCTGAATTTGAAATGTCAGATTTGGGACTCATACATTATTTTCTTGGCATGAAAATTAATCAACAAACTAGTGGTGTTTATATTTCTCAGAAAAAGTATGCAAGTGACATGCTCAAGAGATTCAACATGTTTTCATGCAAACCAGTCACATCACCATTTGTTTTAAATTTCAAGTTGTCTAAAGAAGATGGAGATAAGCTAGCTGATCCAACTCTATACAGAAGTATTATCGGGAGTCTATTATATTTGGCAATCTCAAGACCCGATTTAGCTTATGCAGCTAGTTTCTTATCAAGGTTTATGACTTCACCAACTAGTTCTCACTTGGGAGCTGCCAGGAGAGTCTTAAGATACTTAAAAGGTTCTCTCGATCTGGGGATTATGTTCGAGAGAAACAAAGATGTGAAACTTGAAGGATATTCTGATAGTGATTGGGCTTGA
- the LOC139851738 gene encoding uncharacterized protein → MKTYLKSQGLWKVIETDEDPPALRANPTVAQLKNYEEELLKKDKALTCLHSGLADQIFTSIMDLDTPKAVWDKIQDTYEGSDRVKAVRLLTLRREFELLKMNDDELVKDYSSRIMDVVNQIRLHGDKISDQKVVEKIMISVPQKFEAKISAIEESCDISMLTVSELTSKLQAQEQRVSMRSEEKVEGAFQASFKNNKAGNSRQNTYKKGNYKGNKSSNSRSSSSTSKKKTFPPCKVCQNTNHQEVDCWFKDNPNFKCNFCKKFGHIERYCRAKKNQGQTKELQLANFTRKIRRKMNTCSWSHMSIKVQEDLHGFLIVGALAI, encoded by the coding sequence ATGAAGACATATTTGAAGTCTCAAGGTTTATGGAAAGTTATAGAGACTGATGAAGATCCTCCAGCACTCAGAGCAAACCCAACTGTTGCTCAACTAAAAAATTATGAAGAAGAGTTGCTGAAGAAAGATAAGGCACTTACCTGTTTACATTCAGGACTTGCTGATCAAATTTTCACCTCAATAATGGACTTGGACACACCAAAAGCTGTGTGGGATAAAATCCAAGATACCTATGAAGGTTCTGATAGAGTAAAAGCTGTCAGATTATTGACTCTCAGACGAGAGTTTGAATTGTTGAAAATGAACGATGATGAACTCGTGAAAGATTATTCATCGCGAATAATGGATGTTGTTAATCAGATTAGACTTCATGGTGATAAGATTTCAGACCAGAAAGTGGTGGAGAAGATAATGATAAGTGTCCCTCAAAAGTTTGAAGCCAAAATTTCCGCAATAGAAGAATCTTGTGATATTAGCATGCTTACGGTTTCTGAACTAACCAGTAAGCTTCAAGCACAAGAACAGAGGGTCTCTATGAGATCCGAAGAAAAGGTTGAAGGTGCTTTTCAAGCTTCTTTCAAAAATAACAAGGCTGGGAATTCAAGACAAAATACATATAAGAAAGGAAATTATAAAGGAAATAAAAGTTCAAACTCACGAAGCTCCTCTTCAACATCAAAGAAAAAAACTTTCCCTCCATGTAAAGTTTGTCAAAATACAAATCATCAAGAAGTTGATTGTTGGTTCAAAGATAATCCAAACTTTAAGTGCAATTTTTGCAAAAAGTTTGGACATATTGAAAGATATTGTAGAGCAAAGAAAAATCAAGGCCAAACAAAGGAACTTCAGTTGGCAAATTTCACTAGGAAAATCAGGAGGAAAATGAACACTTGTTCATGGTCTCACATGTCGATAAAAGTTCAAGAAGACTTACATGGCTTCTTGATAGTGGGTGCACTAGCCATATGA